In Populus alba chromosome 1, ASM523922v2, whole genome shotgun sequence, a single window of DNA contains:
- the LOC118053971 gene encoding uncharacterized protein, protein MVLDSMINSPHRRSPSFRKPFPRDELGSWSTLLQRHRFLLTALALLAFLCTIYLYFAVTLGATESCSGLTGTKKTLCRLELAKDSAGNGKLKFF, encoded by the coding sequence ATGGTTCTTGATAGCATGATAAATTCTCCTCACCGGAGATCACCATCTTTCCGGAAGCCATTCCCACGGGATGAGTTGGGTAGCTGGTCAACACTCCTTCAGCGACACCGTTTCCTCTTAACAGCCTTGGCTCTCTTGGCTTTCTTATGCACAATCTATCTCTACTTCGCCGTTACCCTAGGGGCCACTGAATCATGTTCTGGACTGACAGGTACCAAAAAGACATTATGTCGTTTGGAGCTGGCAAAGGATTCTGCAGGCAATGGAAAACTCAAATTTTTCTAG